Proteins encoded within one genomic window of Bacillus sp. 1NLA3E:
- a CDS encoding dipeptidase has product MEVIDFHCDALLKLWEGKGSLRFADAPVLDTNINRLKKGRVKVQCFAIFIEPEIKQEQKFQVVLEQVDYFYQEVLGRNPEMKHIKKWTDFYKLKDGEIGAMLTLEGVDAIGNDLSKLRILYQLGIKSVGLTWNTANLAADGAGEPRGGGLTLFGKEIVHLNNQHQVLTDVSHLSEKAFWDVMELSRYPIASHSNSKALCNHPRNLTDEQATEMFSKGGTVHVVYHPPFIKESGIATIPDLITHIDHFCSLGGVKHIGLGSDFDGISSFVKDLEDASKTQNLINELLKHFKEEEVRGFAYQNFLDHLPRKA; this is encoded by the coding sequence ATGGAAGTCATCGATTTTCACTGTGACGCATTACTAAAGCTCTGGGAAGGGAAAGGTTCGTTAAGATTTGCTGACGCCCCAGTGCTCGATACGAATATAAACCGGTTAAAAAAAGGACGCGTGAAGGTACAGTGTTTTGCTATTTTTATTGAGCCAGAAATCAAACAAGAACAAAAATTCCAGGTTGTCCTTGAACAAGTAGATTATTTTTATCAGGAAGTGCTTGGAAGGAACCCGGAAATGAAACATATCAAAAAATGGACTGATTTTTATAAGTTGAAAGATGGGGAAATCGGGGCCATGTTAACCTTAGAAGGTGTGGATGCAATCGGCAATGATTTATCTAAGCTGCGTATCCTTTATCAACTCGGAATCAAATCGGTGGGTCTCACATGGAACACGGCTAATTTAGCTGCAGACGGAGCTGGTGAACCTCGCGGTGGGGGATTAACTCTGTTTGGAAAGGAGATTGTCCACCTCAATAATCAGCATCAGGTATTAACTGATGTTTCTCATCTTAGCGAGAAAGCATTTTGGGACGTGATGGAGCTATCCCGTTACCCAATTGCTAGTCATTCAAATTCTAAAGCACTTTGTAATCATCCAAGAAATTTAACAGATGAACAAGCAACTGAAATGTTTAGCAAGGGTGGAACGGTTCACGTGGTATATCACCCTCCTTTTATAAAAGAAAGCGGAATAGCGACCATTCCAGATCTTATAACCCATATTGATCATTTTTGCTCGCTTGGAGGAGTTAAACACATCGGTTTAGGCTCTGATTTTGATGGTATCAGTTCGTTTGTAAAAGATCTTGAGGATGCTTCAAAAACACAAAACTTGATTAATGAATTACTTAAGCATTTTAAGGAAGAAGAAGTTAGAGGCTTTGCTTACCAGAATTTCCTTGACCATCTTCCGCGAAAAGCATGA
- a CDS encoding tetratricopeptide repeat protein → MFEEQLIKKSYYENFLEPNDNRHPVQVLGEVYMKEQAEKLPDLSQIRFAQGEVYFRAKDFETAIFKWESINNELEPWAKKNMADAYLELELFSTAEGIYQSIITDSLILNTELAIQLFSLFIQEGKVESAVHMIKQAVSINPDYPNVSTLARMFFEEQQDWENALDLAVNEVIRTEKMQWVDTVIDYIEMGHTKSVKPEYFSEVLTKVMNLDSNRFDRMASSLWKNYKQEKVYFTWLKEFNRLFENSEIEKNGLGQELSILYHETYFYLLDGKYLIKEISDFIPSFLANWLKVADPDHISFAAAALLAWSEVFPSSISGELVNEAESSIYQSKNSKTILKDSLELFNTIVTWAEGQGILVSPKLKWIIEKLADVKTMNLLIAGDSGNGRATFLHKILGEPSLDANISNVMYTNHDIEGSYEINDSELIKVASYKREIDELSEPTGEANWREVQLSNVFLRENSLALINALDLNGGNSEGLYMADSLVFLVNDKEPFTGNDREVFIQIQNNKPDLPVHFLLMKSSEGKTENLTSIIKNYFPAAKLFTISLNDTEWGELNHLGEFLKETVCEQHLEEERAGKVLIFVKKLISLLLEKRVELENSLVNSVKWNEQMNGKYNGAIHQLSDLKLENIRMVKNSFQKAKEDIQHEVIDTIPRLLKECSRVINENSDFRKIHLELNEEMNRRIDSYMKEIVLPKFHDTLQAWIEESKNELIKSQAFLDELGDAFNVLLEEERIQFFCDLKVLDDWRRDVTRMTSNVHLDKVNILLRMTPSQVLLKSAGKFLGVLSQNKSMLSNKYKNYIEHEDYYEIAVSIAAKLILQIELFENGLERDMTMFFQNPNDVLGKLVEETNEEISANRKLLKEMRSNPEIYNDPMTFFQIRLRQYEWVMLAGSELRYQRQ, encoded by the coding sequence ATGTTCGAGGAACAATTAATAAAAAAGTCGTACTATGAAAATTTTCTGGAGCCTAATGATAACCGCCACCCTGTTCAGGTTCTTGGAGAAGTCTACATGAAAGAGCAAGCGGAAAAATTACCGGATTTATCCCAAATCCGTTTTGCACAGGGCGAAGTGTATTTCCGAGCAAAAGATTTTGAAACAGCTATTTTTAAATGGGAAAGCATAAATAATGAGCTAGAGCCTTGGGCCAAGAAGAACATGGCGGATGCCTATTTAGAGCTTGAATTATTCTCTACCGCCGAAGGGATTTATCAATCGATTATTACTGATTCTTTAATTCTTAATACTGAATTGGCCATTCAATTATTTTCACTTTTTATCCAAGAAGGTAAAGTTGAATCAGCTGTTCATATGATTAAACAAGCAGTATCCATTAATCCTGATTATCCGAATGTTTCTACTCTAGCCAGGATGTTTTTTGAAGAGCAGCAAGATTGGGAAAACGCACTTGATCTTGCTGTGAATGAAGTGATTCGAACGGAGAAAATGCAATGGGTTGATACGGTGATTGATTATATTGAAATGGGGCATACAAAGTCTGTGAAACCAGAATATTTTTCTGAAGTTTTGACGAAGGTAATGAACCTAGATAGCAATCGATTTGACCGGATGGCCTCCTCACTTTGGAAAAACTACAAACAGGAGAAAGTCTATTTTACCTGGCTCAAAGAGTTTAATCGTTTGTTTGAGAATAGCGAAATAGAGAAAAATGGTTTAGGGCAGGAACTATCTATTTTGTATCATGAGACCTATTTTTATTTGCTGGATGGAAAGTACTTAATCAAAGAGATTTCCGATTTCATCCCAAGCTTCCTTGCAAATTGGTTGAAAGTAGCAGATCCTGATCATATTTCTTTTGCCGCAGCAGCCCTATTAGCATGGAGTGAGGTATTCCCTTCAAGTATAAGTGGTGAGTTGGTTAATGAAGCAGAAAGCTCAATTTACCAATCTAAAAATAGTAAAACGATTTTAAAGGATAGTTTGGAACTTTTTAATACAATTGTCACCTGGGCAGAAGGTCAAGGTATTTTGGTAAGTCCCAAGCTAAAATGGATTATTGAAAAATTAGCGGACGTGAAAACTATGAACCTGTTAATTGCCGGCGATTCAGGAAATGGCAGGGCTACTTTCCTTCATAAAATCTTAGGTGAACCTTCTTTAGATGCAAATATATCAAATGTTATGTATACAAACCATGACATTGAGGGGAGTTATGAAATAAACGATTCAGAGTTAATAAAGGTTGCTTCATATAAAAGAGAGATAGATGAGTTAAGTGAACCGACTGGAGAAGCGAACTGGCGAGAAGTTCAGCTGTCAAATGTTTTTTTACGTGAAAATTCTTTAGCTTTGATCAATGCGCTTGACCTTAATGGAGGAAATAGCGAAGGTTTATATATGGCGGATAGCTTAGTGTTTTTAGTTAATGATAAAGAGCCGTTTACTGGAAATGATCGCGAAGTTTTTATCCAAATTCAAAATAACAAACCGGATCTGCCCGTCCATTTCTTGTTAATGAAAAGCAGTGAAGGAAAAACAGAAAATCTTACATCGATCATAAAAAATTATTTTCCAGCAGCTAAACTGTTCACGATCTCACTTAATGATACTGAATGGGGTGAACTTAACCATCTAGGTGAATTCTTAAAAGAGACAGTTTGCGAACAGCATCTAGAAGAAGAACGAGCAGGGAAAGTACTCATTTTTGTAAAGAAGCTAATCAGTTTACTGTTAGAAAAACGAGTAGAATTGGAAAATAGCTTAGTGAATTCAGTTAAATGGAATGAACAGATGAATGGAAAGTATAATGGGGCGATTCATCAACTGAGTGATTTAAAGTTGGAAAACATTCGAATGGTCAAAAATTCCTTCCAGAAAGCAAAGGAAGATATTCAGCATGAAGTGATTGATACGATTCCAAGGTTATTGAAGGAATGTTCTAGAGTCATAAATGAAAACAGTGATTTTCGGAAAATTCACCTTGAGTTAAATGAGGAAATGAATAGACGGATCGATTCGTACATGAAGGAAATTGTTCTTCCCAAATTCCATGACACACTTCAAGCGTGGATAGAGGAATCAAAAAATGAATTAATAAAAAGCCAAGCTTTCTTAGATGAGCTTGGAGATGCTTTTAATGTTTTGCTTGAAGAGGAGCGAATTCAGTTTTTTTGCGATTTAAAAGTGTTGGATGATTGGCGAAGAGATGTAACTAGAATGACAAGCAATGTGCATTTAGATAAAGTTAACATCTTGTTAAGGATGACTCCATCTCAGGTTTTACTAAAAAGTGCTGGGAAGTTTCTTGGGGTTCTTTCTCAAAATAAGTCGATGCTGTCAAACAAATATAAGAACTATATTGAACATGAAGATTACTATGAGATTGCGGTATCAATTGCTGCTAAGCTTATCCTCCAAATAGAACTATTTGAAAATGGATTAGAACGAGATATGACAATGTTTTTCCAAAATCCGAATGATGTCCTCGGTAAATTAGTGGAAGAAACGAATGAGGAGATTTCCGCTAATCGAAAATTATTAAAGGAAATGCGTTCTAATCCAGAAATTTACAATGATCCAATGACATTTTTCCAAATTAGATTGCGTCAGTATGAATGGGTTATGTTAGCCGGCAGTGAATTGCGTTATCAAAGACAATAA
- a CDS encoding DUF5667 domain-containing protein, whose protein sequence is MKIISSQEIKKVVKGALAIVLASTFTFSSLAFADDNNTDPATYDTVDLQAVQTQLESTQTETPSVIPGDFFYFAKIAFEKIKLAVTFDNSKEAELMATYASERLAEAGALYGEGKEAEALKVIQAAIEYIESSQSIVDETNPAETIDQDSKVDDVTTTTDENTAQDSNATVGEASDEQNSNTEVEDTLRHNITALSAAMEHVGNDKARASLQKNIDKTYAKIAKKIAKLEKKYHKVEDENQVTEDAPVVTQTESPDVTVENPVQTDSTDTSIDSATLPESTTSTEVKEDTVVQSEVSKNEQDHGKQAQQQEHIEKKEQPKGQSAEVSQKQKENKGKQNK, encoded by the coding sequence ATGAAAATAATATCTAGCCAAGAAATTAAAAAAGTTGTTAAAGGGGCCTTAGCTATAGTCCTAGCCAGCACCTTCACTTTTTCCTCATTAGCATTTGCTGATGACAATAATACGGATCCAGCAACATACGATACCGTTGATTTACAAGCAGTACAAACACAACTAGAAAGTACACAAACTGAAACCCCTTCTGTAATTCCTGGAGATTTCTTTTATTTTGCTAAAATTGCTTTTGAGAAAATTAAATTAGCAGTTACTTTTGATAACTCAAAGGAAGCTGAACTTATGGCCACATATGCATCTGAGCGTCTTGCAGAGGCTGGTGCTTTATATGGTGAAGGGAAAGAAGCTGAAGCACTTAAAGTTATTCAGGCAGCTATCGAATACATTGAAAGTTCACAAAGTATCGTAGATGAAACGAATCCTGCGGAAACAATTGACCAAGACTCTAAAGTGGATGATGTTACTACAACAACTGACGAAAACACTGCACAAGATTCAAATGCAACAGTTGGAGAGGCTTCAGATGAGCAGAATTCAAATACAGAGGTTGAAGATACACTGAGACATAATATTACTGCTTTAAGTGCTGCCATGGAGCATGTTGGAAATGACAAGGCAAGAGCTTCTTTACAAAAAAATATCGATAAAACATACGCAAAAATCGCTAAAAAAATTGCTAAACTTGAAAAAAAATACCACAAAGTTGAAGATGAAAATCAAGTAACTGAAGATGCTCCAGTTGTAACACAAACAGAGAGTCCGGACGTCACAGTTGAAAATCCTGTTCAAACTGATAGTACAGACACAAGCATTGATTCCGCAACACTTCCTGAATCAACTACTTCCACTGAAGTTAAAGAGGATACAGTCGTACAATCTGAAGTGAGCAAAAATGAGCAGGATCATGGTAAGCAGGCCCAGCAGCAAGAGCATATCGAGAAAAAAGAGCAGCCTAAGGGCCAAAGCGCTGAAGTTAGCCAAAAACAGAAGGAAAATAAGGGAAAACAAAATAAATAA
- a CDS encoding S8 family peptidase, producing MKLSYKLLSMSAAVAMSTGLLYGVTTSTNLPINQKAVHAESASKEIIFQAKSGFDAKDYIKSIGGSIEQEVDLINGYIARVPADRLDQVKAQNGITNVSESHRVESTTQKIGEDNVIGKALGQRNTHNELIKATNVQYTGTGVTVAVLDSGVGAINELNVTKSVAINPDATTTTDLYGHGTHVAGIISGDSIHTGVAPNTNIISVKLGTDGGYVDEVDLLLGLQWVFDYKDEYNIKVVNLSVSSTISQSYLDNPISAAVEQLWLNGVIVVTAAGNDQYNQSDINYAPANDPFVITVGALDGEGEYSASLTKLASWSKFGVTPEGVTKPELNAPGVDIVSYLSSETAILAKEHPEAVYNNNYIEMSGTSMAAPVITGAIALLLEANPDLTPNQIKYLLTQTAQPTATAGSNIIDVEKAIGLAKNKDYLNNLNLSNYNNFEQSQYINPSGNTVDYSKLSWHSLEWLKLSWHNVDWAKLSWKSQWDSIGQSLNN from the coding sequence ATGAAACTTTCTTATAAACTGTTGTCGATGAGCGCAGCAGTGGCAATGTCTACAGGATTATTATATGGTGTCACTACTTCTACGAATCTACCTATAAACCAGAAAGCGGTTCATGCAGAATCCGCCTCAAAAGAAATCATTTTCCAAGCAAAATCAGGTTTTGATGCAAAAGATTATATTAAATCGATTGGCGGTTCAATTGAACAGGAAGTTGATTTGATCAATGGCTACATAGCAAGGGTTCCGGCAGATCGGCTTGATCAAGTTAAGGCACAGAATGGGATTACGAATGTAAGTGAAAGTCACCGAGTGGAATCAACCACCCAAAAAATTGGGGAAGACAATGTCATCGGGAAAGCACTTGGTCAAAGAAACACTCATAATGAATTAATTAAGGCAACTAATGTCCAATATACCGGAACTGGTGTAACAGTAGCTGTTTTAGATAGTGGTGTTGGAGCTATCAACGAACTAAATGTTACGAAATCTGTTGCTATTAATCCAGATGCGACAACGACTACTGATTTGTACGGGCATGGAACACACGTTGCTGGAATTATTTCCGGTGATAGTATCCATACAGGAGTTGCCCCTAACACAAATATTATCAGTGTTAAGCTTGGCACTGATGGTGGATATGTCGACGAAGTGGATCTACTATTAGGATTACAATGGGTTTTTGATTATAAAGATGAGTATAATATTAAAGTCGTTAATTTATCAGTTTCTTCAACCATCTCTCAATCTTACTTAGATAACCCTATTAGCGCAGCAGTTGAACAATTATGGTTAAATGGGGTAATTGTTGTTACAGCAGCAGGAAATGACCAATATAATCAAAGTGATATTAACTACGCTCCAGCAAATGACCCGTTTGTTATAACTGTTGGAGCATTGGATGGAGAAGGCGAATATTCAGCTAGTTTAACTAAGTTGGCTTCATGGTCGAAATTTGGAGTTACCCCAGAGGGTGTTACTAAACCAGAATTAAACGCTCCTGGAGTGGATATTGTTTCTTACCTATCATCAGAAACAGCCATCCTTGCGAAAGAACATCCAGAAGCTGTATATAATAACAATTATATTGAAATGAGTGGTACTTCAATGGCAGCACCAGTCATAACTGGGGCTATCGCGTTGTTACTGGAAGCAAATCCAGATTTAACACCAAACCAAATAAAATACTTGCTTACTCAAACTGCCCAACCGACTGCAACAGCTGGTTCGAATATTATTGATGTGGAAAAAGCAATTGGGTTAGCAAAGAATAAAGATTACTTAAATAATTTAAACCTTAGTAATTATAATAATTTTGAACAATCTCAATATATTAATCCTTCTGGAAATACAGTCGATTATTCAAAATTAAGTTGGCATAGTTTAGAATGGCTTAAATTAAGTTGGCATAATGTAGACTGGGCAAAACTGTCATGGAAATCTCAATGGGATTCAATAGGTCAATCTCTTAATAACTAA